The DNA sequence TAACCTTCCGGCAATTGAGGAATATATTAAACATCCTATTCCTTGCAGTGAATATGATAAAAATGCGATGCTCGACTCTTTACCCGTAATGAAGGTAACAAAGTACAAAGCACATCCGAATAGCCGTAAAGATAATTATCACCGTACTCATAAGCGATAGAATGACCAACAACCGCTATACCATCATTGACCTTGGATCAAATAGCTTTCATATGCTAACTGTTGAAAGGATCAATAATGGTTTTAGTGTTTATTCTAAATCAAAACAGAAAGTGCGCCTTGCTGCAGGCTTAGATGAACAATATAACATCAATCAAGAAACCATACAGAAAGGCTTAGATTGTTTAACCAACTTCAAAAATGAACTGCGTATTTTACAGCCTGTTAAAGTCCTTATTACCGCCACGGCAGCATTACGCCTGGCCAACAATAAAGAAGTATTTATAAAGCAAGCAGAAGAAATATTGCAGCGACCCATTAATTTAATATCTGGCCTGCAAGAAGCGCGGATAATCTATAAGGGCGTTGCATTTACTGAAAATATTTTGTTCCCTCTGCTGGTTATTGATATAGGAGGCGCAAGCACCGAATTAATAATAGGCGAGGGTACGACAGTAAAAATTGCTCACAGCTTAGATATGGGCTGCGTCACTTGGTTAAAAAGATATTTTCCCGATAATCAGCTCAATCAGGAAAATTTCAAAAATGCCATTGAACAGGCAAAAAAAGTGATACAGCCAGAGGCACAACAATATTTACAGCAAGGCTGGTCACTAACGATGGGCGCTTCAGGCACCATCCAAGCGGTTCAAGAAATAAACGAAAAACAGAAACTAAGCCCTGAAATCAACTTACAACTTTTATATCAGATCAGAGCATTGTGCATAAGATGTGGAACAATTGAAAATTTACATATTGATGGCTTAAAATTATCCAGAAAACTAGTCTTTGCGAGTGGACTTTCAATACTCATCGCACTATTTGAAATATTAGCTATTCCAGCTGTACAATGCTCAAAAGGTGCCTTACGTGAAGGGTTAATTAGTATTTTATTCTCAAGCCACACTGAAACTACTCTATCCATATAATAATACTCTCAATAACATCATCAAATTTTAAACAATGAGCTGCTCCGGGAAAGACTTACTACAGAAAAATAATTTTGCATTTATGCAATGCTTGTAGAGAGTCAATTTTTC is a window from the Psychromonas ingrahamii 37 genome containing:
- a CDS encoding Ppx/GppA phosphatase family protein, giving the protein MTNNRYTIIDLGSNSFHMLTVERINNGFSVYSKSKQKVRLAAGLDEQYNINQETIQKGLDCLTNFKNELRILQPVKVLITATAALRLANNKEVFIKQAEEILQRPINLISGLQEARIIYKGVAFTENILFPLLVIDIGGASTELIIGEGTTVKIAHSLDMGCVTWLKRYFPDNQLNQENFKNAIEQAKKVIQPEAQQYLQQGWSLTMGASGTIQAVQEINEKQKLSPEINLQLLYQIRALCIRCGTIENLHIDGLKLSRKLVFASGLSILIALFEILAIPAVQCSKGALREGLISILFSSHTETTLSI